TGAAGCTCGAGTTCAAGGGCAACCAGGCAGTCCGCTAGTAGTTCTGTTTGAATGCGACAACGGCCGCCGGGCAATCCCTCACGGGGTTGTCTGGCGGCCGTTGGTGTAGCCGCGTTGGAGCAAGCCTAGGTGCCGGAAGCAGCCTTTGCTGGAGCTGTATCCAGCACTCGCCGTTTCACGTCCTGACGGGTCGTCTCTGCTTGGAATCCAGAAGCAGTGAGTCCTGCCCGCCAGTCTCCGCGACACGTCGCCAGTTCTTCGAAGCACGCCCTGATCAGTTCCTTGGGCGGGGGATGTGGCCATCACCAGTGTCGGGTCCCCACCGGTCCATCAGCATGAAGAGGTTGTCCGAGTCACCAACAACATCAACAAACGGCAGCTGGTGCTTCTGTATATGGAACCAGTCCTTGGCGTTCTGGATAAGAGCCACCGTGTGACTGAACCCCGCCGAATACGCCGGAATAAGGTTATGAGCCACGCTCGCCGGTAATTCGGACATATCCTTGCCGTCCATCTCCCAGGCGTAGGTCATGTAGCGCTCAACCGCCCCAGGGTAGAAACGGGAAATGGAGGTCTGCGGATTGACAGCAAGAGCCAGCGATGTTGGGAAGAACCTCGACAAAGCAAGACTGGCGTATCCGCCGGCTGAACTGCCGAAGAACACCAGGTTGTGACCTCCGGTCTCCCTCACAATGCGTCTAACAACGTCCGCCAGGATCTCTTGAAGGTCGGGCTGCTCTTTTGAGCCCGCATACCAAGCCAGGTTGAAGTCAGTTGATTTGCGGAGGCTGGGATCTGAGATAAAAATGCGGTTGACGGGTAGCCCGGCGGTGACTCCTTGCCCAAGGAACCATGGGAGTCGGACGTCTTTTTCGGCCGCTCCGTGGAAGCACACCAAGGTGGTATCGGAATCGGCGGGGACGTTCAGTATCTCAAGCGGCAAGCCCTGGTGCTGGATCTCGATCAGCCCTGCAGGAGCCTCTTCAGCGGACAGGAATGAGTTAAGGTCCGGGAAGCTGGATGGCGTCGGTGTATCGACAACTGGGTTTTCAGACACCACGGTAGTCTAGCCGCGGAGGTCGAAGACCCCAGAATCCCGGGACATGACCAGCACCCCTCAGTAATTGCGCCGATGCTTCAATCTGGGAATTGCGACGGCGAACACCACTGCGGCTGCGAAGCCCAGTACGCCTGTGGCCCAGATCCCTGCGGACAGTGAGATGGCGGCCGTCAGCCCGGAAAGCAGCACCGGTCCCCCGGTTCCGCCCGAGTCAGCGATGAAGCGCCAGATGCCCAGGAAGTGACTGCGGCCATTGTCCGGCGAGAAGTCGGCACCCAGCGTCATAATGAGTCCTGAACTAATGCCGTTGCCGAACCCGATCAGCAGCGCGACCAAAAGCAACGGCACAAACCCGGCAGTGAACGGAATCAGGATCAAGGCCGATCCCATGACTACCGTGGACGGGATGGCCACCCATTGCCGGCCTTTCCTGTCCATAAGCTTTCCGGCAGGGTAGAACACCAGCATGTCGATTGCGCCGGACAGACCGAACAACAGCGAGGCATGCGTGGCGTCGAGCCCCAGGTGATCCGCCCACAACGGGATCACCACCTGACGCGAGGCACGCAAGGCACTCAACAGCAGAATCCCGAACCCAACGGTCAGGAACACGCCCGAATGGGAGGCGGCGACGCTCCGCAGCGTGGACGCTGGAGGGCGAGGAGCGCCGTCGGACATATCCGGAGCCACTAAATCCGGGATGGTGAGCGACAAAGCCGCGGCCGCCATCATGCCCGCAAAGCCCACCCAATACGCGCCGCTGATGCCCGCGAACTGCATGACGCCGGCCCCAACGAAGGGTCCGATGAAGAGACCGATCCTGGTCACGCCGCCCAATGTGGACAGTGCCCGTGCGCGATAGAGAACCGGGACCGCTTCTGTCAGGAACTTCTGCCGGGCAAGGTTGAAGACGCTGGCTGACATGCCCACCAGCGTCATCGAAGCCGCCAGCAGCCACAGGCCGTGCTCCATTTGCGGTGCAAACGCTGCCGCACCCAGCGCTATCGCGCCCAAGGCGCCGGCCCCGACAATAGACCATCGTTCGCCGAACTTCTCCGTGATGATCGACGCCGGAATGTTGAAGATCCAGGACCCCAGCCCGATCAGGGTCACAATCAGCGCGGAAACTGCCACGGACGCCCCGAGGTCACGCGCCGAGAGCGCGATGACCGGCAGGACCGCCCCTTCACCGATACAGAACAGCAACGCGGGCCCGAAGGCCGGCAAAGCAACGCTGCGAAGGCTGAACGTTTGGTTTGTCTGGGTCTTGGTCATCCCTTTCATCCTAGGACTGCGATTACCGAGGTCAGGGCCCGCATTACGTTGTGCAATGCCCACCCGTGGACCAGTGCGCTCCAGGGATAAGTCCGCCACCAGCAGGCGGGTTCACGGTAGGAGGGTTCACAACCGGAGGCGTGACAACCGGCGGGTTTACCGTGCCAGTCGAGCCACCTCCCACACCCACCGAGATGGACCCAACGTGACCGGTTCGGTAATCGGAACGATCAGCTGCCTACCCGGGAGAAGTCCTCCAGCGCCGGAGGTAGTGCTGCCACCCGCGGTGCCAGCAGGAGTATCTGGAGCAGCAGGTGCTCCGGAGGTAGTGCTGCCACCCGCGGTGCCAGCAGGAGTATCTGGAGCAGCAGGTGCGGAAGAACCCGACGTAGCCGCAGAATCCCCAGCTACACCCACAGCAGTGGCTCCGATGTTAACAGGGAC
Above is a genomic segment from Arthrobacter sp. YN containing:
- a CDS encoding MFS transporter, yielding MTKTQTNQTFSLRSVALPAFGPALLFCIGEGAVLPVIALSARDLGASVAVSALIVTLIGLGSWIFNIPASIITEKFGERWSIVGAGALGAIALGAAAFAPQMEHGLWLLAASMTLVGMSASVFNLARQKFLTEAVPVLYRARALSTLGGVTRIGLFIGPFVGAGVMQFAGISGAYWVGFAGMMAAAALSLTIPDLVAPDMSDGAPRPPASTLRSVAASHSGVFLTVGFGILLLSALRASRQVVIPLWADHLGLDATHASLLFGLSGAIDMLVFYPAGKLMDRKGRQWVAIPSTVVMGSALILIPFTAGFVPLLLVALLIGFGNGISSGLIMTLGADFSPDNGRSHFLGIWRFIADSGGTGGPVLLSGLTAAISLSAGIWATGVLGFAAAVVFAVAIPRLKHRRNY